DNA from Thiomicrorhabdus sp. Kp2:
ACTTAGCACGAGTAATTTTCATGTTTAAGTGCTTAGGACCAGTCGCATCCGCTGTTACGTAAGGTAAGTTGATGTCTGTTTGGTCACGTGAAGAAAGTTCGATTTTCGCTTTTTCAGCTGCTTCACGAACACGTTGTAGAGCCAACTTGTCTAATTTAAGATCTACGTTTTGATCTTTTTTAAACTCTTCAGCAATGTAGTCAACGATTACGTTATCGAAATCTTCACCACCTAAGAAAGTGTCACCGTTTGTAGAAAGTACTTCTACTTGCTTCTCACCATCTAGATCAGCCACTTCAATGATAGAGATATCAAATGTACCACCACCTAAATCGTATACCGCAATTTTGCTGTCGCCAGTCGCTTTATCCATACCGTAAGCAAGCGCTGCCGCAGTCGGTTCGTTGATAATACGTTTCACTTCTAAACCTGCGATTTTACCCGCATCTTTGGTTGCTTGACGCTGAGCGTCATTGAAGTAAGCAGGAACCGTTACAACCGCTTCAGTTACTTCGTGACCAAGATAATCTTCAGCCGTTTTCTTCATTTTCATTAAAGTACGTGCAGATACTTCTTGTGGAGACAGTTTTTTACCTGCTACTTCAACCCATGCATCACCGTTATCAGCGGCAACGATTGCATAAGGAACCATGTCTTTATCTTTTTGAACAACCGCATCATCCGCACGACGACCGATTAAACGTTTGATTGCGAATAATGTGTTTTCTGGGTTTGTTACCGCTTGACGTTTTGCTGAATCACCCACCAACACTTCACCGTCTGCTGTATAACCCACAATCGATGGAGTTGTACGTGCGCCTTCTGCGTTAGGAATAACTTTTACTTCTTTCCCTTCCATTACCGCAACACACGAGTTTGTTGTTCCTAAATCGATACCAATAATTTTAGCCATTTGATTTTCTCCAAATTGCAAACTTAGATTTACCAGGCCTTTATACCCCCTTGCGGGGTGTAATAGCTTTAAATTAAAGCGTTTAGCGGCCTGAAAATATAAGTTAATACTTTAAATTTAATATGTTTGTTTTACTTAGTTGACTTGTATATAAGGCTGTTAAAAAAGCTTTCAAGTCTAAAAACCACTTTTTTTCTGTTTTTTGCCGTGTTTTCTTTTAACTTCACTAAACACAAACAAATTCACCTCATAAAAAGATTTACTGGGCCACAATTACACGTGCCGCACGCACTAAACGTTCATTTAGCGTATAACCTTTTTGAATCGTATCAACCACCGTATTGCTTTCATGGTCTGGTGATGGAATCATGGTTAAGGCTTCATGCAAGTTAGGGTCAAACTTCTCACCCGTTGGGTTGACACGCTCAACATTAAATTCTTGCAGAACATCAAGCATCTGCTTAAACGTCATCTCAACCCCTTCACGAATACTCTCTAAAGTCGCCTCTTCTTTAGAAGCGGCATCAATTCCCATCTCCATAGAATCCATGGCAGGTAATAATGCGTTTACAAATTTTTCTAATGCATACTTATGTGCGCTTTCCACATCAATACGAGTACGACGGCGTAGGTTTTCCATGTCTGCCTGTACTCGCATTGCCAAATCTTTATGCTTTTCCGCTTCCGCTTGTGCCTCTGCTAATAAAGCCGCAATATCTTCTTGAACTGCTTCTTGTGCATTTTCTAATGCTTCATCCGCTTGCTGAGCCGCATCTTCCGCTGTTTGGGCTTCAACGTTTTCTACATTTGCGTCATCATTCATTTTTTGCTCTTTTTCAGACATGGGTATCTCCAGTAAATTTCTAGTCGGGGGATTTATAAGGGATAGTTTTGGGTAATTCAAGGCAAAGAATAAATTTTTTTAAAAACAATTTACCAGGCCTGGTAATAAACCCAAACACTCACCAAAATATCATGCTTGTTGATAGATGCATTTGGCTTTAAGATAGTACCCCTTTTAGCAAATTAGCAAAGCCACTTCTCATCTTTATGAATATACTTATTGTCGATCCATCCAACAGTTATCGTAATGTTATCAAGCTCACTTTAAGTAATGAAGATACACAAATCACCGAGGCCACTAAGGGAAGCGATGCTTTAGCTTATTTAAAAAAACACACTCCTTCTGCCATTTGTATAGCACATGAACTTGGAGACATGGACAGTTTTACATTTCTAAAAGAACTAAAGTCCAACAAAATCTTAAGCAACACGCCCAAATTTTTACTCACCTCAAATCATTCGCCCGATTTTAAACGCCAAGCCTACGACGCTGGCTTTACCGAAGTATTTATTAAATCCGATTTTCCAACGCTAAAACGTGCGCTGCATAGCTTAATGCTTTATGCCACACTTAACATATCCGCTCGTGTTCTTTATGTAGAAGACACCCAAAGCACCGCAGACTTTACCAGCCATATTATGCAATCGGCAGGCTGGAAAGTGACACACGTTAAAAGTGGCGAAGAAGCCGCCGAAATTTTAGATAAAACTAAAGCATCGTTCGATATCGTCGTAACAGACTTGGTTTTAGAAGGTGAAGTCAGTGGCATTGGTCTAATCAACCTAATTCGTCAAGGCAATGAACGCATACGCGACATTCCTATTCTGGCCGTATCAGGGTGGAACGATTTATTACGCCAAGTGTATGTGCTTAAACACGGTGCGGGCGACTTTATTGCCAAACCCTTTAATGAAACCGACTTTTTAGCACGAGCCATTAACCTCATTATGAGCAAACGGGCACGCGACGAACTATTAGATCAACAAGCTGCACTCTACCAAAAAGTAAATATCGATTCGCTAACAGGCATTAATAACCGCCACTTTTTAGATGAGTATGGCGAAAATCTAGTCAGATCAGCACTCACTAAAAATGAATCGATTGCCTTGATGTTATTAGACATTGATCAATTCAAAGAGATTAACGACAAAACGGGACACTCTGCTGGCGATACCATACTCAAAACCGTTGCTTCGATTCTAAAAAACAATGGCCATGCAAACGACATCATTGCCCGCTATGGTGGTGACGAATTTGTTGTCATTATTAAAGACTTAAACAATCAAGAAGTCCTACAACGAGCCGAAACCATTCGCCAACAAGTAGCAGAAGCCAAGCCATTAGGTATTGCAGTAACCTGCTCTATCGGGCTAGCCTGTCATGATAAAAAAATTGCATTACAACTGGTCGAACTACTAGAAAACCTCAATCAAAACCCAGAAAACATAGAACTAAACTACCAAACTCTATTTAAAGCCGCTGACCACTCTCTATACGCCGCTAAAAAAGCTGGACGCAATCAAGTCTGTATAAACAACCTGCTTGAAGCAGAGCAATAATAGAAAAAATAAAAGATAAAAGATAAACAATCTACCAGGCCTGGTAAATCGTAAAGCTATTTATTTAAAGACCATGAATAAACTAATAGCAGCTATCAAAATAAACTTAAGAAATTGCGATGGCTCGCAATAACGAAGTGTATTAA
Protein-coding regions in this window:
- a CDS encoding diguanylate cyclase, which codes for MNILIVDPSNSYRNVIKLTLSNEDTQITEATKGSDALAYLKKHTPSAICIAHELGDMDSFTFLKELKSNKILSNTPKFLLTSNHSPDFKRQAYDAGFTEVFIKSDFPTLKRALHSLMLYATLNISARVLYVEDTQSTADFTSHIMQSAGWKVTHVKSGEEAAEILDKTKASFDIVVTDLVLEGEVSGIGLINLIRQGNERIRDIPILAVSGWNDLLRQVYVLKHGAGDFIAKPFNETDFLARAINLIMSKRARDELLDQQAALYQKVNIDSLTGINNRHFLDEYGENLVRSALTKNESIALMLLDIDQFKEINDKTGHSAGDTILKTVASILKNNGHANDIIARYGGDEFVVIIKDLNNQEVLQRAETIRQQVAEAKPLGIAVTCSIGLACHDKKIALQLVELLENLNQNPENIELNYQTLFKAADHSLYAAKKAGRNQVCINNLLEAEQ
- the grpE gene encoding nucleotide exchange factor GrpE, which produces MSEKEQKMNDDANVENVEAQTAEDAAQQADEALENAQEAVQEDIAALLAEAQAEAEKHKDLAMRVQADMENLRRRTRIDVESAHKYALEKFVNALLPAMDSMEMGIDAASKEEATLESIREGVEMTFKQMLDVLQEFNVERVNPTGEKFDPNLHEALTMIPSPDHESNTVVDTIQKGYTLNERLVRAARVIVAQ